One stretch of Eretmochelys imbricata isolate rEreImb1 chromosome 1, rEreImb1.hap1, whole genome shotgun sequence DNA includes these proteins:
- the LOC144259641 gene encoding uncharacterized protein LOC144259641, which translates to MTFSSLCYPECGVARPSPVTGSCNEPCVRQCPDSEVVIRPSPVVVTLPGPILSNFPQQSEVAAVGAPLVGAGLGGSFGLGGLYGYGGRYGGLYGLGRYGAYGGLYGYGGLLGHGGYCGYPGLYGYGGLLGHGGYCGYPGLYGYGGLLGHGGYCGYPGLYGYGGLLGHGGYCGYPGLYGYGGLRGYGGYGRRYLGGYCGPC; encoded by the coding sequence atgactttctccagcctgtgctatccagaatgcggggtggcccgacCCAGTCCAGTCACTGGCAGCTGCAACGAGCCCTGCGTTAGGCAGTGTCCTGACTCCGAAGTGGTGATCAGACCCTCCCCAGTTGTCGTGACCCTCCCAGGACCAATTCTGagcaatttccctcagcagagcGAAGTGGCAGCCGTAGGCGCACCTCTGGTTGGAGCTGGTTTGGgaggctcattcggtttggggggattgtatgGCTACGGAGGCCGTTATGGAGGGTTGTATGGTTTAGGGAGATATGGTGCTTACGGGGGCCTTTACGGTTACGGGGGATTATTGGGCCATGGGGGATACTGCGGTTACCCGGGCCTTTACGGTTACGGGGGATTATTGGGCCATGGGGGATACTGCGGTTACCCGGGCCTTTACGGTTACGGGGGATTATTGGGCCATGGGGGATACTGCGGTTACCCGGGCCTTTACGGTTACGGGGGATTATTGGGCCATGGGGGATACTGCGGTTACCCGGGCCTTTATGGTTATGGGGGATTAAGGGGATACGGGGGATATGGCCGTAGGTATCTTGGTGGATATTGTGGGCCATGTTAA